The following coding sequences lie in one Cryptococcus neoformans var. neoformans B-3501A chromosome 14, whole genome shotgun sequence genomic window:
- a CDS encoding hypothetical protein (Similar to gi|18152891|gb|AAK62810.2| ATP-binding cassette transporter ABC1 [Venturia inaequalis], FASTA scores: opt: 3019, E(): 2e-161, (36.184% identity (68.348% similar) in 1368 aa overlap (69-1418:159-1507)); HMMPfam hit to ABC_tran, ABC transporter, score: 164.4, E(): 2.3e-46; HMMPfam hit to PDR_CDR, CDR ABC transporter, score: 134.6, E(): 2.3e-37), with amino-acid sequence MSSPYSEDPGAATVVQSPASSSHTFEGELTNAYQQAKHDKTEDVPISYPKIFDQPGSIPLPNAGYHSLGVVWEDVTVHGAGGGKKYVESLDISVFKFFDFYSFMKKIFQITTGPTRPLIRNFSGVVEEGEVLLVLGRPGAGCSTLMRALANVNEPFVKIEGDISYSTIPAHEAKKFYDGEIIFNSEEDEHQPLLTVEETIKAALYLKEPRKKGDKEKRPEYVESLFSRILDTFGMPHTRKTKVGNQFVRGVSGGERKRVSLAEILTTNAAVTCWDNPIRGLDSAVALHFYKVLRELSKSLGMVNIISTYQTAQDAWQCVDRVVVIYEGRQIFSGRANQAQAYFEYMGWYKKPRQTTPDFLTAVTSPNERQVREGFEGKVPQTPDEFERYFLDSQEYKELQQDIQNYKQRHAEANHSDEFRHAVKSSKHPGAGKATAYRVNFAQQVAILCKRQLQLTRSDMTSFVYRIGSNVLQAVLVGAVCYKPPNNSAGSFAIAGALFFCILYYTIFALGEVPATVNSRPLLKKHRALGFYHPAAHTLAQIVCDIPVYVFQTLLFSAIFYFMVGLSVGAKYFFTFWFVIFTMYETISVMYRMIGSWTPNLSVAIRYGCLALSVVLSASGFVLPPPRQLRWISWLRRATPCAWAFEALIANEFRARVLSCDVSDLIPYGEGYDDIAYQVCSIQGAQPGATTVPGMDYIAFVYGYQTSHIWRNVGILWAFFVGYVIMIVIGSSLLIRESPDSSQKVYKRGGKAAIMDPKEKAEEGKTAMEKVQGPKGSGGEVPVYTFEDVYYTVQVAGKDKPLLNGISGYVKGGSLTALMGASGAGKTTLLDTISLRKTTGKVEGKMTIDGKPLDASFSRQTGFAMQADIHEPMSTVRECLQFSALLRQSNDRTREERLEFAENIIKLLELEDIADALIGAPGEDGLGVEERKRVTIGVELAADPEFLLFLDEPTSGLDSQASYEIVRFLKRIAASGLAVLCTIHQPSGDLFEMFDSVVLLAPGGHTVYVGETGENAETVVKYFGDRGAYCPPEANPAEFILGTVAPVGGTTIDWPGLWKESAEAAEVQRKINEFTSRNNLAVDPEKAITETQQKSGSDAYASSFMTQSKELIIRNFRAQWRDGSFWTTQLAILIFFGLFVGFYWFKIDHSPNNMSAASLGILVAIQGLPGIAMDIGINYLAKLDMFLARERLGIYSWQALVTSLLIVSIPVLFVGWNILFFCFYWTIDLIGTRADGVLIWLCFLSCAILNGSFGVLLGAVSPNRLSLPYILSLVWNLLNCLSWALVFYSGLPSPFHYFFSWLSPLRYLYGAMMTASLGDLTLNCIEEDLVTFYPPPGQTCYDYAANYLATTSGYLVDGNSTTSCQYCTSSTGYDYIQEMGYSLGTKWRDWAITIIWCLSNIFFCYLFTWLVKIRPLYKKS; translated from the exons ATGTCGTCCCCATACAGCGAAGATCCGGGAGCAGCTACTGTTGTCCAGTCGCCtgcctcatcatctcatACCTTCGAAGGGGAGTTGACCAACGCATATCAGCAAGCAAAACACGATAAAACTGAGGATGTTCCCATTAGTTACCCCAAGATCTTTGATCAACCTGGAAGCATTCCATTACCAAATGCGGGTTACCACTCCTTGGGCGTCGTTTGGGAAGATGTTACAGTTCACGGTGCTGGTGGAGGGAAAAAGTATGTGGAGTCACTTGATATCTCAGTCTTCAAG TTCTTCGACTTCTACTCCttcatgaagaagatttttCAAATCACTACTGGCCCCACAAGACCTCTCATCCGCAACTTCTCTGGTGTcgttgaggagggagaagttTTATTAGTACTAGGCCGCCCCGGTGCTGGATGTTCCACCTTGATGCGCGCCCTCGCAAACGTCAATGAGCCGTTCGTCAAGATCGAGGGCGACATATCTTACTCTACCATTCCTGCACACGAGGCTAAGAA GTTCTATGACGGCGAGATCATTTTCAACtccgaggaagatgaacatCAACCTCTACTTACTGTCGAGGAAACAATCAAAGCTGCCCTATATTTGAAAGAACCTCGTAAAAAGGgggacaaggaaaagcgCCCTGAGTATGTCGAGAGCCTTTTCTCTCGTATATTAGATACCTTCGGTATGCCGCACACAAGGAAGACCAAAG TCGGCAACCAATTTGTCCGCGGTGTTTCTGGTGGTGAAAGGAAGCGAGTTTCTTTGGCAGAAATTCTCACTACTAATGCTGCTGTTACTTGCTGGGATAATCCTATCCGAGGTCTGGACTCTGCCGTCGCTCTGCACTTCTACAAGGTCTTGCGAGAACTCTCCAAATCTTTGGGAATGGTCAAC ATTATCTCCACATATCAGACTGCTCAGGACGCATGGCAATGTGTAGACCGCGTTGTTGTCATCTACGAAGGCAGACAGATTTTCTCT GGTCGAGCCAACCAAGCTCAAGCCTACTTTGAGTACATGGGCTGGTACAAAAAACCTCGTCAGAC TACTCCCGATTTCTTGACTGCTGTAACATCACCCAACGAACGACAAGTGAGGGAAGGCTTCGAAGGCAAGGTCCCCCAGACACCCGATGAATTTGAACGCTACTTCTTGGATAGCCAAGAATATAAGGAGTTGCAGCAAGATATTCAAAATTATAAGCAGCGACATGCCGAAGCGAACCACTCGGACGAGTTCCGTCACGCTGTCAAATCTTCCAAGCACCCCGGTGCTGGAAAAGCCACCGCATATCGGGTCAACTTTGCCCAACAAGTTGCCATCTTGTGTAAACGTCAGTTGCAACTCACTCGAAGTGATATGACTAGTTTTGTCTACCGTATTGGCTCAAATGTTTTGCAAGCCGTGTTGGTCGGTGCTGTTT GCTACAAGCCCCCAAACAATTCTGCTGGTTCTTTCGCTATTGCTGGtgctcttttcttttgtaTCTTATACTACACTATCTTCGCCCTTGGTGAAGTCCCTGCCACTGTCAACTCCCGTCCGCTCTTGAAGAAACACAGGGCGCTCGGTTTTTACCACCCGGCTGCACACACTTTGGCGCAGATTGTCTGTGATATTCCAGTCTACGTCTTCCaaactctcctcttctcggcAATCTTCTACTTCATGGTCGGCCTCAGTGTCGGAGCAAAGTACTTCTTCACTTTCTGGTTTGTCATCTTCACGATGTATGAGACCATATCGGTTATGTACCGAATGATTGGTTCATGGACTCCCAACCTGTCCGTCGCCATTCGGTACGGTTGTCTTGCTCTCTCCGTTGTCTTGTCGGCTTCGGGAtttgttcttcctcctcccagaCAAC TGAGATGGATTTCGTGGTTACGAAGAGCCACTCCTTGTGCTTGGGCGTTCGAAGCGCTTATTGCAAACGAGTTCCGAGCACGAGTTTTGTCATGCGACGTATCCGACCTTATCCCATACGGCGAAGGCTACGATGACATCGCTTACCAAGTATGTTCCATTCAAGGTGCCCAGCCTGGGGCTACCACCGTTCCTGGCATGGACTACATTGCATTTGTCTACGGCTATCAGACCAGTCACATATGGAGGAATGTTGGTATCTTGTGGGCTTTCTTTGTTG GCTACGTTATCATGATTGTCATCGGTTCATCTCTCCTTATCCGAGAAAGCCCCGACTCATCTCAAAAAGTCTATAAGCGAGGCGGAAAGGCTGCCATTATGGACCCTAAAGAGAAGgccgaagaaggaaagaccGCTATGGAGAAGGTCCAGGGACCCAAGGGCTCGGGAGGCGAAGTCCCAGTGTACACCTTCGAGGATGTTTACTACACTGTGCAAGTTGCAGGCAAGGATAAACCACTTCTT AACGGTATCAGCGGGTACGTCAAAGGCGGCTCTTTAACTGCACTTATGGGTGCATCAGGTGCAGGCAAAACCACACTCTTG GATACTATCTCCCTCCGTAAGACGACAGGTAAAGtggaaggcaagatgaCTATCGATGGCAAGCCTCTGGACGCATCCTTCTCCCGTCAAACCGGTTTCGCCATGCAAGCCGATATCCACGAACCTATGTCCACCGTCCGTGAATGCCTTCAGTTCTCCGCCTTGCTTCGACAAAGCAACGACCGCACCCGAGAGGAACGATTGGAATTCGCCGAAAATATTATCAAATTACTGGAGTTGGAAGACATTGCCGATGCTTTGATTGGTGCACCTGGTGAAGATGGTCTGGGTGTGGAGGAGCGCAAGCGTGTTACCATTG GTGTTGAGCTTGCTGCCGACCCTGAATTCCTTCTGTTCTTGGATGAACCCACCTCCGGCCTTGACTCTCAAGCTTCTTATGAAATAGTGCGATTCCTCAAGCGCATTGCCGCGTCCGGTCTCGCTGTTCTTTGTACCATTCATCAGCCTTCCGGTGACCTTTTCGAGATGTTTGACTCTGTAGTTCTTCTTGCGCCCGGTGGTCATACTGTCTACGTTGGAGAGACTGGCGAGAATGCCGAGACTGTTGTCAAGTACTTCGGAGACCGTGGCGCCTACTGCCCTCCTGAGGCCAACCCTGCAGAGTTCATCTTGGGAAC CGTCGCTCCTGTTGGTGGTACTACCATTGATTGGCCTGGTCTGTGGAAAGAAAGCGCCGAGGCTGCTGAGGTCCAGCGCAAGATAAACGAGTTCACGTCTCGCAACAACTTAGCTGTCGACCCCGAGAAGGCTATTACAGAGACCCAACAGAAGAGTGGCAGTGATGCTTATGCTTCGTCTTTTATGACTCAGTCTAAGGAACTTATTATTAGAAACTTCAGAGCTCAATGGCGAG ATGGCTCTTTCTGGACCACTCAGCTTgccattctcatcttcttcggtcTCTTTGTCGGTTTCTACTGGTTCAAGATTGATCACTCTCCCAACAACATGTCTGCCGCCTCTCTGGGTATCCTCGTCGCCATCCAGGGATTGCCTGGTATCGCCATGGATATCGGTATCAACTATCTGGCAAAGTTGGACATGTTCCTTGCACGAGAGAGATTGGGCATTTACTCTTGGCAAGCTCTTGTGACCTCCCTTCTCATCGTATCTATACCTGTACTCTTTGTCGGCTGGAAtatactcttcttctgcttctaCTGGACAATCGACTTGATCGGTACTCGAGCAGATGGTGTTCTAATATGGCTGTGTTTCCTCAGTTGCGCCATTTTGAACGGTTCTTTCGGAGTCTTGCTAGGTGCTGTTTCACCCAACCGACTGTCGTTGCCTTACATTCTGTCTTTGGTTTGGAATT TGCTCAACTGTCTGTCTTGGGCCTTGGTCTTCTACTCtggtcttccttccccattcCATTACTTTTTCAGT TGGCTGTCGCCTCTTCGATACCTTTACGGCGCGATGATGACCGCCTCCTTGGGCGATCTCACGCTCAATTGTATCGAGGAAGACCTCGTCACCTTCTACCCACCCCCTGGTCAGACCTGTTACGACTATGCTGCCAACTACCTCGCAACTACCTCTGGTTACCTCGTCGATGGCAACTCTACCACCAGCTGCCAATATTGCACTAGTAGTACAGGGTACGATTACATCCAGGAGATGGGTTACTCGCTCGGTACCAAGTGGAGAGATTGGGCCATCACCATTATCTGGTGCTTGTCGAACATTTTCTTCTGCTACCTATTCACTTG GTTGGTCAAAATCAGGCCATTGTACAAGAAGAGCTAA
- a CDS encoding hypothetical protein (Similar to gi|46099894|gb|EAK85127.1| hypothetical protein UM04030.1 [Ustilago maydis 521], FASTA scores: opt: 364, E(): 1.2e-09, (32.219% identity (59.271% similar) in 329 aa overlap (8-300:3-320))) → MAVIKTSFDAAKHLEKQGWKGKGTALKNGHATRPLAVVQKKTLSGIGKDRDEAVPFWDHIFAATAANLFIPSAPSSPASGSTSKWATLTPAAASGNSQSASSSSSPAPPKQRLSIGAQTRISREMARRQLYSRFLRGKVFIPDEELEIKESEEEWSKSMATEVKVVVEGGVAGPSKATDKAEKKDKKSRRKEKEETKEKRDARRAEKKAKAAKEIKKSEKKVKGKQKEERGEEVKTKKEKKEQEKKEEDKERNTQEANEGTERKHKRKSVVQIIDGGEREKKKRKGRESDDETGKWKKCKG, encoded by the exons ATGGCAGTCATCAAAACTAGCTTCGATGCTGCGAAACATCTGGAGAAgcaaggatggaagggaaagggcaCTG CCTTAAAGAATGGTCATGCGACGAGGCCTTTGGCCGTTgtgcagaagaagacgcTGTCAGGTATCGGAAAGGATCGTGATGAAGCCGTCCCTTTCTGGGATCA CATATTCGCAGCGACAGCAGCAAATCTCTTTATACCTTCCGCTCCCAGTTCTCCTGCCTCGGGATCAACTTCTAAATGGGCTACATTAACGCCTGCCGCCGCTTCTGGTAATTCTCAGtccgcctcctcttcctcgtcgccTGCCCCTCCCAAACAGAGATTATCCATCGGTGCCCAGACTCGAATTTCAAGAGAAATGGCTAGGCGGCAGCTTTACTCAAGGTTCCTCAGAGGCAAGGTGTTCATCCctgatgaagagctggagATTAaagagagtgaagaagaatggagtAAAAGTATGGCGACCGAAGTGAAGGTCGTCGTTGAAGGAGGGGTTGCTGGTCCAAGTAAAGCCACAGATAAAgctgagaagaaagacaagaagagcaggagaaaggaaaaggaggagactaaggagaagagggatgcAAGAAGGGCGGAAAAGAAAGCTAAGGCGGCGAAAGAAATTAAAAAgagtgagaagaaggttaagggaaaacaaaaagaggagaggggtgaagaggtgaagacaaaaaaggaaaaaaaggaacaggagaagaaagaagaggataaAGAACGTAACACTCAAGAGGCGAATGAAGGGACAGAGAGAAAACACAAAAGAAAGTCGGTTGTCCAGATAATTGATggtggggagagagaaaaaaagaagagaaaaggtcGGGAGAGTGACGACGAAACTGGCAAATGGAAGAAATGTAAAGGTTAG
- a CDS encoding hypothetical protein (HMMPfam hit to ThiF, ThiF family, score: 93.5, E(): 5.2e-25) — protein MRSSTVLILSLRSLAHETIKNLVLAGIGRLIVADSDVVTEEDLGSGFLFREEDNAVGKLRTDAALEQIQSLNPLVTLSKIGMDSFEGEEDKVAEILKKEAVDVVVTCDLSVKENERIDAAARKASSLFYAAGTYGFTGYVFADLGESYEYVVNSIDGLSKKVLSYPSFSTVLDRSNWAKPGGSPFKGLSRNATRSAAPATILGITALWEYESQNGHLPAEESSLSALTSSAESIRTALGVNSTAVPSVDSSLLTHLASHATHFFPPTLAILGGLLAQDVLRALSRKDKPVANLLAVDSMSGVGTVGRWSMMDAKDTQ, from the exons ATGCGATCTTCCACAGTTCTTATTCTCTCCCTTCGATCTCTCGCCCATGAAACTATCAAGAATCTCGTACTTGCTGGTATCGGTCGCTTAATCGTCGCCGACTCTGATGTTGtcacagaagaagatttaGGATCAGGGTTTCTTTtccgagaagaagacaacgCAGTTGGAAAACTTAGAACGGATGCTGCTCTGGAACAGATTCAATCACTGAACCCACTTGTGACATTGAGCAAAATAGGTATGGACAgttttgaaggagaagaggacaaAGTTGCGGAAATATTAAAAAAGGAGGCTGTGGATGTCGTTGTTACGTGTGACTTAAGCGTGAAAGAAAAT GAGAGGATCGATGCGGCTGCCAGAAAAGCCAGTTCATTGTTCTACGCTGCAGGAACGTACGGTTTCACAGGATACGTTTTTGCGGACTTGGGCGAGTCATATGAATACGTTGTCAA CTCAATAGACGGATTATCAAAGAAAGTGCTCTCTTacccttctttttcaactGTGCTTGACAGGTCGAACTGGGCTAAACCCGGTGGTAGTCCCTTCAAGGGATTATCCAGAAATGCGACAAGGTCGGCAGCACCTGCTACTATCCTTGGCATCACTG CCCTTTGGGAATATGAATCCCAGAATGGCCACCTCCCCGCTGAGGAATCTTCCCTTTCTGCTCTCACTTCCTCCGCCGAATCCATCCGCACCGCTCTAGGAGTCAATTCTACCGCCGTCCCGTCCGTCGACTCTTCTTTACTGACCCATCTCGCTTCTCACGCCActcacttcttccctcctaCGCTCGCTATTCTCGGGGGTCTGCTTGCACAAGATGTCTTGCGAGCACTGAGTCGGAAAGATAAGCCTGTTGCCAACTTGTTGGCTGTCGACAGTATGAGTGGTGTTGGCACCGTTGGACGATGGAGCATGATGGACGCGAAGGACACTCAATAG
- a CDS encoding hypothetical protein (Match to ESTs gb|CF185001.1|CF185001, gb|CF183631.1|CF183631; Similar to gi|38258645|sp|Q9CXU1|SOH1_MOUSE Mediator complex subunit SOH1, FASTA scores: opt: 310, E(): 3.8e-12, (46.364% identity (69.091% similar) in 110 aa overlap (19-125:4-113)); HMMPfam hit to SOH1, SOH1, score: 110.7, E(): 3.4e-30), translating to MQALPTILPPPPLPDDSEAPARTPEKHANLVRFQSELEFIQCLAHPQYLHELHIQGYLGKPAFLNYLKYLEYWREPQYVRFIIYPTCLVYLTLLQTELFRSRLGDMGFITELMRVGSRHHATWRVGKPAEDKQSEEKPAVSMAPLDDDEEEDEPERGQETKGKRKKKKSRSGNVGAGQAL from the exons ATGCAGGCCCTTCCAACAATacttcctccaccacccttgCCAGATGATTCTGAAGCACCCGCTCGAACACCTGAAAAGCATGCCAATCTAGTGAGATTCCAATCAGAGTTGGAG TTTATTCAATGCCTAGCACATCCACAATACCTTCACGAATTACACATACAAGGATACCTTGGGAAGCCTGCTTTTTTGAATTATTTGAAATATCTCGAGTACTGGAGAGAACCACAATATGTTAGGTTCATAAT ATATCCCACATGTTTGGTATACTTGACGCTCCTGCAGACAGAGCTATTTAGATCAAGACTAGGAGACATGGGGTTCATTACCGAGTTGATGCGAGTGGGAAGTCGACATCATGCTACTTG GCGGGTGGGGAAGCCTGCAGAAGATAAACAGTCAGAAGAAAAACCGGCGGTATCAATGGCCCCGTTggacgacgacgaagaagaagatgaaccaGAAAGAGGACAGGAAACAAAAGGAAAgcggaaaaagaagaaaagcagGAGTGGCAATGTTGGAGCCGGTCAAGCATTATGA
- a CDS encoding hypothetical protein (Match to ESTs gb|CF191449.1|CF191449, gb|CF191047.1|CF191047), translated as MDLSYNVVAANCATQMAKYQECVLKNQAGDWNQICRPEGRALAACADAAVPHLAELKASCAEQIATYRQCLEKHSSQPDEVISKNCGGLMKTLWECTEKTVADIEKREAGEKKLV; from the exons ATGGACCTCTCATATAATGTCGTAGCTGCCA ACTGTGCTACGCAGATGGCCAAGTACCAAGAG TGTGTTTTAAAGAACCAGGCTGGTGACTGGAATCAAATATGTCGACCTGAAGGTCGTGCTCTCGCTGCTTGTGCCGACGCTGC TGTTCCGCACCTTGCTGAACTCAAAGCTTCTTGCGCGGAGCAGATAGCTACCTATCGACAATGTCTTGAAAAGCACTCCTCTCAACCCGACGAGGTTATCTCAAAGAACTGCGGTggattgatgaagacgCTATGGGAGTGCACCGAAAAGACTGTCGCTGACATTGAGAAGCGCGAAgctggggagaagaagttggtCTAG
- a CDS encoding hypothetical protein (Similar to gi|46096587|gb|EAK81820.1| hypothetical protein UM01213.1 [Ustilago maydis 521], FASTA scores: opt: 435, E(): 9.5e-24, (51.562% identity (75.781% similar) in 128 aa overlap (1-128:1-120))) yields the protein MFTKIFVALFAATAVLSAPVESAEKRITHTGKATFYSPSVGIGACGWQNTDEEFVVALNGPQYGLNPDHNCGQSVRITNEQNGNQEIAKVVDLCPGCSDGDLDMSPALFGALNNGDYDQGIFPISWNFLPRTSE from the exons ATGTTCACCAAGATCTTCGTTGCTCTTTTCGCTGCCACTGCCGTGCTTTCTGCTCCCGTCGAGTCTGCTGAGAAGAGGATCACCCACACTGGCAA GGCTACATTCTACAGCCCATCTGTTGGTATTGGTGCCTGTGGCTGGCAGAACACCGACGAGGAGTTCGTCGTCGCCCTCAACGGGCCTCAGTACGGCCTCAACCCCGACCACAACTGTGGCCAATCCGTTCGCATCACCAATGAGCAG AACGGCAATCAGGAGATCGCTAAGGTCGTTGACTTGTGCCCTGGGTGCAGCGATGGTGATCTTGACATGTCCCCCGCTCTTTTCGGTGCCCTCAACAACGGCGACTACGACCAGGGtatcttccccatctcttGGAACTTCCTTCCCCGCACTTCCGAATAA